In one Podarcis muralis chromosome 7, rPodMur119.hap1.1, whole genome shotgun sequence genomic region, the following are encoded:
- the LOC114603430 gene encoding urokinase plasminogen activator surface receptor-like yields the protein MELFWFSFSLSLMVAHVAGLECYACDGDSDCQETEICEEYQEQCSTTIMTILARSKISSYILKGCDVGGKPNSSISHLSGNQVVFLAEEHCGTDLCNQGVLNVVDMLTARGRPRNPLHCYSCSSADQTCYNSSHMQMRCARPEEKCIDITSFTATEEFPGDEQRIKGCGSLTHCQEPLGFHNQNSFHLIKCCNSSQCNDDTQDYKDTPPQPNGVTCFSCEGNSTHGCSPDDITKVQCRGVMTQCLEASGIHGSTGQISAVKGCASPSWCDSPYTSVYKNLGAIYSHCCTGDLCNNWIVDGTLKPSPRSQASRRVSAQHTLLSMGLLILLTFLLSSESS from the exons ATGGAATTATTTTGGTTCAGCTTCTCCTTGTCTTTGATGGTAGCTCACG TCGCCGGCCTTGAATGCTATGCTTGTGATGGCGACAGCGATTGCCAGGAAACAGAGATCTGCGAAGAGTACCAGGAGCAATGCAGCACCACCATAATGACTATACTGGCCC GATCTAAGATCTCCAGTTACATCCTGAAGGGCTGTGACGTGGGTGGGAAGCCAAACAGCTCCATCTCCCACCTCTCTGGCAACCAGGTCGTGTTCTTGGCGGAGGAGCACTGCGGGACTGACCTCTGCAACCAGGGGGTGCTAAACG TCGTGGATATGCTCACTGCTCGCGGTCGCCCACGAAATCCCTTGCATTGCTATTCCTGCAGCTCAGCCGACCAGACTTGCTACAACTCCAGCCATATGCAGATGCGCTGTGCGCGGCCAGAGGAGAAGTGCATAGACATCACATCCTTCACTGCGACAGAAG AGTTTCCGGGGGACGAACAGCGCATCAAGGGCTGTGGCTCGCTTACCCACTGCCAGGAGCCTCTGGGCTTCCACAACCAGAACAGTTTCCATCTGATCAAATGCTGCAATTCCAGCCAGTGCAATGATGACACACAAG ACTACAAGGATACCCCACCCCAACCAAATGGGGTCACGTGTTTCAGTTGTGAGGGGAATTCCACCCATGGTTGTTCCCCAGATGACATCACTAAGGTGCAGTGCCGGGGTGTGATGACCCAATGCCTAGAGGCCTCAGGGATACATG GTTCTACTGGGCAAATCTCTGCCGTCAAGGGTTGTGCTTCGCCATCCTGGTGTGACAGTCCTTACACTTCTGTCTACAAGAACCTGGGTGCTATTTACAGCCATTGCTGCACTGGTGACCTCTGCAACAACTGGATTGTCGATGGGACGCTGAAACCATCCCCTAGGAGCCAAGCCAGCCGCCGAGTCTCAGCCCAACACACTTTGCTTTCAATGGGTCTTTTGATCCTTCTGACCTTTCTCCTCTCGTCAGAGAGCTCCTGA